One stretch of Paraburkholderia fungorum DNA includes these proteins:
- a CDS encoding lysozyme inhibitor LprI family protein: protein MKIFRPLLIAGLMLTHLAAHATSFDCNRGRSLTEKIICNDPALSKLDDTLGQLYWKARRRVINRRAFLTDSDSKWSWREENCRDAACLGTWYATRIDQLQRLIESMQTGEAAEQPEVQPIRTQPSPEPAIQRKTSLATARPIEAALLQCTAANPGLVVNDQCSTVLKQAGAGGQWKYQPRGGDWFCGVATLPQPSMQTQVDAAQ, encoded by the coding sequence ATGAAAATCTTCCGTCCACTCCTGATCGCCGGCCTGATGCTCACGCACCTGGCTGCCCACGCCACCAGCTTCGACTGCAACCGGGGACGCTCGCTCACCGAAAAAATCATCTGCAACGATCCCGCGCTGTCAAAACTCGACGACACGCTGGGGCAACTTTACTGGAAAGCGCGTCGGCGGGTCATCAACCGTCGCGCCTTTCTCACTGACAGCGATAGCAAGTGGAGCTGGCGGGAAGAGAACTGCCGCGACGCGGCATGTCTGGGGACCTGGTATGCAACGCGGATCGATCAGTTGCAACGGCTGATCGAAAGCATGCAGACAGGGGAAGCGGCGGAGCAGCCGGAGGTGCAGCCGATCAGGACACAGCCATCGCCGGAACCGGCTATTCAGCGCAAAACGTCACTAGCGACAGCGCGCCCGATTGAAGCGGCGTTGCTTCAGTGCACAGCCGCGAATCCTGGGCTGGTGGTCAACGATCAATGCTCCACGGTGCTGAAGCAGGCGGGTGCGGGTGGTCAGTGGAAATATCAGCCGCGCGGCGGCGACTGGTTCTGCGGCGTCGCCACGCTGCCGCAGCCGTCGATGCAAACGCAGGTGGATGCGGCGCAGTGA